The Sordaria macrospora chromosome 2, complete sequence sequence GATCAGTTGAAGTTTCCGCCCCCTGGTGTAGGCAGCGAAAAGCCATGTTCTGATTATGATCTTTGTCGCGGGGCTCTAGATTTGCTTAGCGATGGGTGTTTCGGTTAGGAAAGGTCGACACTGTCGAATTGTATGATGCGCGCCCTCCATCAACAATTCAACTCACCTTGCATTGCACGCCAACAACCCTTTTTAAAACCACAAAACTGGAAAGAAAAATGCAAgaccttccttcccgctctcTTCATTACTTCCCCTATTTgacaaaaaggcaaaaaacAAAGTTGCCCATGGTACGCTTGTAGAACGAACGACAATCCGCCGGTACAACTATGCGAAAACCGCCACGCTAAGTTATTCATCAACGATAACCACTGCGCCATAAGACCACAAGGCTCCCCGTTGTGGTAGTAGGACTAGGTAACGGACCTTATTAGTGCCAGGTGCTTGGGCTGGGCTCAAACTGCGGCAGccgggagagaagggaggggcTCTGCCATCCGATGTTtgaggaatggaaggacGTGTCGgccgggcggcggcggcaggaACGGTGGCAGGCACATTATATCATACGCAGCCTGCATTGGGCTTGTGCTTGGTTTGGGAGCTGTGGCCAGAAATCAGATCGGAGGTGGACATATTGAGACGTGGTAAAGTGCTGGACGCCAGTGGCTGTGTAGTGGACGATCCATGAGCCCGAAATAGCAGCGGCGCCATGCTGTATCGGtggcagaagaaggaatACGCTTATCGACACCGATGCCACGCATGATGGATGGTCGAAGTTGTGGGCGTCGATGAGTGCGCTCTAAACGGGCGTTGCCGATAGGAAGGTCTTTGCGGTCATTGTTCCATTCAGGTGAGTCGTTGACGTAGATGCTGATTCTGTCTCTCTTGTAATGATCAGAGGAAGCTGAATGAGGTGAAGCGAGGACGGGAGTTGTAATGGCCGGCTGTGGGTCAAAATGGAATAAGGAAAGCGCCGAAACGAAAGACGTCTCCCCCGTTTCTTCCAACATGGAGGAGCAACTCTTCGTCCGAGTGACACTACCTGCTACCTGCATTCCCAATTCGAGATCATCacagggaaggaggagccgTGGACAGTACCCAAAGTTGGAAGCTACCCCGGCCTCCCCTCTTCTTACCTTCCACCTTTTGCCTGAGGTTctcccagcttcttcctcgctccTCGGTCCCGCGAGTCTCCAATGGCAAAGCTGAGCTCGATCGAGTGCGTGGTGTCGTTCCAGTGGCGACAGAAGCCTTTCACGGACCACCAAGAGTTCTGGTCCACGAACAAATCGCCGGTACTATCGTTGCCATTTCCATTACCATGCCCACTGTTGTTCCCGTAGCCGTGACCCGGATCGTGGGATCAGTGTCTCCGtcctgaaaaaaaaaacccagCCCCGTCTCACCTGTTAGGGGAAGCGCGATATTATCTCGCCGATATCAGAAGACCTACcgctaggtaggtaccgaTATCGTTAGCACTGGGGTTTTGGCAAGACCTTTTCTTTACCAAACGATGGTGATTTCCGTGTCAAGGCGGTTTTTGTGTTGGAACACTCCCGTTTGCCATGAGAACTTTGAATTGTGCAGCATGTAGGAGTGAAGTATAGCCCGAAAGGGAACTTGGAGAGGGTATTGTTGGCGTAGAAAATTCGACTATGTGACGCGCAAAATGACAACGACAGATTTGACGAAGAGAGACGCTTTCAAAGAAGTAACATGGCaaaggatgacgaggagacTTGATGAATGACCAAATAAAAGGTGCGTAAGGATTTATTTACTGTTATCACCGAGGGAAGTTGTGGCTTGTGTATCAGGGCACGGAGTTAAGAGATATAACTGCATACGGTCTATATCCAGAGCAGCGACAGGCTCGTCCCATCCACGGCAGGATGTACTGAGCGGATGGGGCGAACAGGGACTATAAGATCCTAGCGCTAAGGTAATGGTTCGAAGTGCGAGTGAGGTCGGACTGTTCCAGGAAAGCTTCAACGAAAACCCCGTCAGTACAAGACAGCTAGGAGGGATCAAAGGTCACCTACACATCAGGGAACGAAAAACACCATTCCCATGGCACCAGTAACTTCCTATGACCAGAACAGCTTCGCAAAGGATCCTGACCAATTCGTGCAACGACCAGAGTCGCAAGACATGGAACCAGGAAGTGACACAAACAGCCCAGGACGCCGGAAGATGACAAGCCGAATCCCATTAATATACAGATTTTACACAGGGCTACAAATGGAGTAGGGCTTGCGGCCAACCGAGCACGTTCATATCTGACGGCACTTTAACCAACCCGTGTCTTCCATGACCATAGCCCGATTTGTTTGTTTAGTAGAagcccatcttctccctgaGGGCCTTGCGCTCGGCCACACCCCTCTTGAAGCGCACCTCGGCGCGTCTACGCTCACCGCCGTCGACCTTGTGTCCTCTCTTGTCTTCCCACATGCcctcggtgacggtgaccTTGGCGACGCCCTTGCCGACGGGCAAGGCGTAGGGGCCAAGGATTGTCGAGACgcccttgaccttgaagCCCTTGGCCCGGTAGGGTCTGGGGTTCTTGATTGTCTCGGGGTTCTTGTTGGCGGGGACATTGACGACCTTTCGTGCCGTCAGGGCAGGGTTGATGGGCCTCTCGTGGATCTTCAAGTAGGCGACACCGTTTTCGACGTGCTTCAGgtcgccgccaacgccgaACTTGCCCTCCCTAAAGCGTTGCCTCCATCGCAACAGGTAGcgccttgtccttggaggCTCGACGCCGAGTTCTCTCAGTTGgtcggtggtgagggtgaagagggccTCCCACGTGGGGAACTTGTCGGCATGTTGCTTGAGGTCGCGACCGATCAAGTTCAGGAAGGTAGGGACGTCGGGGACGAAGGGAGTCGGCGCGGGGATGAGGGGCAGCTTATGCGCCCATCGTGCGTGTGCGTTGAGCCCGGGGACAGTGACGGGGGCCGAGACGGCGCAGGGCCGGAAGAGGAGTCCAAGGGCGGACGGGATCCGGAGGAAGGACTTCATCCGTGCTGAGAGGGTCAGGGCTACAGTGTTAGTGAGTGGGCAAGTAAACAAATAAATAGAAACGGATAAAGTCGCAAGTCGCAAGTCGCAAAGGATAAAAGTGTAGGAGTGGGATGGGCggagggtaggtaggtacatacctaTTGCAGAAATGTCGCCAGCAATCGGTCAAGGTTGCCGCTCATATCACGGAGCCGGGGAAAGAGACGGGGCGAGATATTGTGGATGGAGATTCCTTAACTGGTTCCGGCCCCGGGACTGACTGGATCGCGCGCGGTCGCTTTCGGTGGACTCCCCGAACGCTTGGGAAAGTTTTCCTCCGCAGCCCGCCTGCCGCTTCGTCCGCCCAAAAGAAAttggagccggagccgcTGGTCGGTCTGAGCGCCCGACGTCCAATATCTGAAGCTTTTGGTGGGGCACAGGATAGCTCCCGCTGTCTGTTCACCAATAATAAGCAGTCAGTAACGGGGTTAAAGTGGCTCCCCTGCATGTTAGCACGGTTGTGTTCGTGCCAAGACCCAGGATAGCGGGCAGCCCTATAAAACCTACAAGTACGTACACTCCCAGCTGGTACGCCCGCGTGTAAGCCgggcttccatttccatctgTGTGCCTGCCCCTGTGCGCTGACCTCTTGCATTAACAATTCTCTGCCTTAACTACAGATGGAAGCTaccaacccccctccttATCACTCCTgccctcccccctcctccttgctcaTTTCTTCCTGCTTCATGCACCTTCATCCCAGGTTCAACCAACTCACCGGTTGGTCATCCGGATCGGCCATCCACTCTCCATCACTAACCTCGAACATGCCGGCAAGGTCGGGCTGTTCACTACCAAGATAAAGCACATCCACTCCGTGATATTGCCAGACCACTACCACTTGCTTTGGTACCTGCTTCAACCTCGTCATCTCGAAATTAGTATCGATCGAGTTGTCGCCATCATGCCTCCAAAGAAAAAGTCCAAAGCGCAGTCTCGACAACTCTTTTCAGACTGGGAAACCAACCCCGAGAACCTAGCAGCATTTGTCGACTACGTTCGATCCATTGGACTTGATCCCGCCGCTTCCACCACTGATGCCGAACAGGACCTTGAAGTTCGGCCTGCTAAGCGCATGAAGCTTTCACGAGGCGTAATCGAGCCTAGCGATGCCGTCTGTATCGATGAACACACAGTCGCCCTGCCTGGCCGCGAGACGGCGGCCATTCCCAAGGATTTTGCCCTCCTTAAGCAAAACATTGGAGACTACGTGGATGCTTGGGTGGTGAACACCAAACCCGACCGTCATGCTCCAGAACGTGGCACCTGGTACTTGCACCTTGCTCCAGGCAAAGACACCAGTCACTCCAACAAAACAAGGAGCGCCCACATCTGCTATCTGCTCAAGACAAGGACAGTTTCTCGGAGACTTAGTCTCATGACCCGTGTTGCCAAAACACATTCATTCGATCCTGGATCAAAGGGCTATGTCTGGACTGCTGTGGATATCGCCATccgtcaagaaggagcaTCTGTCAAAATCGATGTCACTCTCAGGCTAATGTGGAACACAAGCACAGATGTGTACCAGTCCAAGGTTCAACAAGGGCTGAAAAATCATGTGCTGTTGGTGTATTACCCGAATCTGCTTCCTCCATCGCAAGAGCCGCTCTCCTGGTCTCCACAAGATTTCTACGAAGCAGCGCATACCCCAGAGCCGTACTTGTCCGACGAACATTTTGCGGCAGCAACGATCCCCAATCTTGAGGCGAACCTCTTTCCGTTCCAGCAAAGGGCTGTTCAGTGGCTTCTACAGCGTGAGGGTGTCAAATGGAGCGGCGCTCTCCAACCCGATGGCCAGCCGTTGGTCCAACCATCTGAAAGCGGCGATGCGTCCCTTCTCCCTGCCTTCTTCCAGCAGGTCAGGAATCCCAATGGCGGCATGTTTTATATTAGCCCGTTATTTGGCATAGCAATAAAAGACATCACGAAGCTCCAGTCCAATGACAGGATCAAAGGCGGTATCCTGGCTGAGGAAATGGGTAATGCTTTTTTCCTGGAGTCGATTGGTGAGACCAGAGAGCAAGTTGGCTAACCCTAGATAGGTCTTGGAAAAACCGTCGAAGTCATTGCCCTCGCCTTGCTTCACAGGCGCCCGCAAGGCCCAACAATCGCTTACGACCCGTTTCTTGGCCGCGAGCTCCAGACCACAGGGGCGACCTTGATAATAACGCCTTTACCTCTTCTCGATCAGTGGCTTTCCGAACTGAGTCGCCATGCTCCGAGCCTCAAGGTGGTATACTACCCGGGGTTGAAAAAGGCGGCCAAGATGAAAGGTGTAGATCTCTCTGTCAAACAATTGGCTCAGCAGGATGTGGTCATCACCACTTATGAAGTTCTCCGGACAGAGATCTGGTCAGCCATCGACCGTCCCGAACGATCCATGCGCGGAGAAAAGCAATATGAGCGCCAAACATCTCCCCTCGTCGAACTCGGATGGTGGCGCGTTTGCATTGACGAAGCCCAAATGGTGGAAAACTGGACCAGCAACACTGCAGTGCTTGCAAGGCGTATCCCCCGCGTCCATGCTTGGGCCATCACTGGCACCCCAGTGAAGGATGACATACAGAAAGGTAAGGCTCGTACCAGACAAGCTAAGTTGTGTTCGGTTTGATAATGGCTAACGGGTTACACTCAGATCTCCGAGGCCTTCTGAACTTCCTTCGAGTTGAGCCGTATGCCTCGGATAAAGACGCCTGGAAAGCCTTGATGTACGATAAGGCGCGTTTCAAGGCCCTGTTCggctccatcaccatgcGGCACACGAAGAGCATGGTTAGAGGTGAAATTTCGATTCCGCCTCAGAAACGACATGTGATCACGATGCCCTTCAGCGCCGTGGAGGAACAACATTACCGGACCGTCTTCAGTGAGCTCGTTAACAACTGCGGCTTGGATGTTGAGGGAAATCCTATTCAGGAAGACTGGGATCCTGAGGACCCTGCTATTCAACAAAGCATGCGGACTGCTCTCGATTGCCTGCGGCAATTGACTCTTCACCCCGAGGTAGGGAATCGAAACCGCAGGGCTTTAAGGAAAAGGCTCGGACAACCAATGCGAACAGTGGCCGAGGTCCTTGATGCAATGCTAGAGCAGACCGACGGTGCCATTAGGAGTGATCAACGTAGTCTCCTGCTCATGCAGCTCAAAAGAGGACAAATTCTGGCTGGAATGGACCGCCTCCAGGATGCACTAACAATCTGGAACGATGTTCATGCGAAAAGCACAGAGATGGTAGCAGAGTGCCGGAAGAAGCTTGAGGCAGAGCTTGCAAAAGCCCCTGTGGTGCCGTCAGGTGAGGGGGGTGATAGCGAgtcggatgatgatgaggatacCGCATCAGGTTCTAAAGATTCCCGCCGTCGACTAAGGAACGCCCTTGAGGTCCAGCACATGGCCGTGTTCTTGTGCGCAAATGGATATTACTCGATCAAGTCGGATGTCAAATCGACTGTTCCGGATTCAGACGAGTTCAAGCGGCTGGACAAACTGGAATCTGAAGGCTACGACCTTGCGAAGGCAATCAGGAAGGAAATTTTGCAAGAGGTGCTTCTGAATTCCCAACTTTTGTTCGACCTTTACTAACGGATTCCGTTCCAGAGTTACGGCAAGGCGAGAAAGTTGATGGACAATCTTGACGAATGTCGCGAGAAGCAAGACTTCGTGGTCATCCCGGCAGTTGATTTACCCGAAGAAAGTGGTGTCGAATGtagcaacatcatcatcactctcgAGGGTATATACGAGGCCCTTGACCAGCAGACCGAGAAGCTCGATGAATGGAGAAAGCACGTCATCCAACTCCTGCTCAAGCcgttggtggatgaggacaaTACCGATGTTGAAGCCACAGGCCAAGAGTATGAGGAATCAACAAAGCTTCAGGATGAGATACTGGCATACGTACAGGTCTTGAAGGCCGCTATCGCCGACCGACAAGCCGTAATATCCGGGCAACGAAACGGTCTGATCGAGCACGAAGTTGGGGTGGTGCTCAATATGGCACGCGATGATatggaagtcgaagaaggccaggagCCTCCCGAATCGGCCAAGCGGATCCTTGAGCTCTTTGCTTCTCGCGCAAGTATCAAGCCGAAATTCCATGAAGGCGATGGCCATACATCCCTCAAGGGCATCATCTCGAAGCTTCGAGCTTTGATGACGGATTTACGACATCAAGAAGCGAGTGGGAGCAAAAGAGCAAGGTTGGAACTTGCTTTGGCAGAGAAATTGTTCAAGTCAACCCAGGCTCAGCATACGGACCAAGGTAAAGCAGCCACAGCTATGGAgcaagaggttgagaagttCACAAACATCCTGAACGCGCGTCTTGATTTCTACCGGCAACTGCAGCAGGTTTCAGACTCGGTAGAAGAGTACAGAGGAGCCACGGACGAAGAGACCCTACAGAGGGCtatcgacgaggaagaaaggtTGACGACGAAATTGGCCACGGCGGAGTCGAAGCATCGTTATCGTAAGTTATGCCCGTCCCGAAACATTGGTGCTGTGTGAAACAGGATGGACTGACACCGCATGCAGTACTTCACCTCAAGGAAACAAATGCTTCCTCTGAGGAGGAACGAATGTGTGTCATCTGCCAGTGCCCATTCTCCATCGGCGTCTTGACAGTCTGCGGCCACCAGTTTTGCAAAGGGTGCATCACCATGTGGTTCGCAGCTCATCACAACTGCCCGGTGTGCAAGCGCGCTCTCAGCCGCTCGAACCTTCACGATATCACCTACAAACCTCAAGAGCTCAAAGTCCACTCGGAAGGTTACTCCTCCAATAAGCAGCTAGCCCACCGCAACGAatcaacatcacaaccaacatcaccctccaagtccaaaaaACACTCAGCTATTTACACCGAGTTCAACCCCTCCAAGCTCGCCGAAATCCAGAACATCGACCTCGAAAACGGCCCGCACTACACCACCAAAGTTGACactctcctccgccacctcctctgGCTGCGGCAATCCGACCCGGGCGCCAAATCCATCGTCTTCTCGCAGTATCCAGACTTCCTCCACGCATTAGCCCAGGCCTTCGAGCGCTACCGCATCGGCTACTCCTCTTTTGATCGAGGCGCCATATCCAGCGTCGTCTGCTTCCGCGACGACCCCTCGATCGAAGTCTTCTTGCTGCACGCCCGCGCTCACGC is a genomic window containing:
- a CDS encoding mitochondrial 37S ribosomal protein mS41, whose protein sequence is MKSFLRIPSALGLLFRPCAVSAPVTVPGLNAHARWAHKLPLIPAPTPFVPDVPTFLNLIGRDLKQHADKFPTWEALFTLTTDQLRELGVEPPRTRRYLLRWRQRFREGKFGVGGDLKHVENGVAYLKIHERPINPALTARKVVNVPANKNPETIKNPRPYRAKGFKVKGVSTILGPYALPVGKGVAKVTVTEGMWEDKRGHKVDGGERRRAEVRFKRGVAERKALREKMGFY